A region of Esox lucius isolate fEsoLuc1 chromosome 3, fEsoLuc1.pri, whole genome shotgun sequence DNA encodes the following proteins:
- the LOC105025131 gene encoding ras-related protein Ral-A, translated as MTANKPKGQNSLALHKVIMVGSGGVGKSALTLQFMYDEFVEDYEPTKADSYRKKVVLDGEEVQIDILDTAGQEDYAAIRDNYFRSGEGFLCVFSITEAESFTATADFREQILRVKEDENVPFLLVGNKSDLGDRRQVSSEEAKARGEQWAVSYVETSAKTRANVDKVFFDLMREIRARKMEDGKEKNGKKRRKSLAKRIRERCCIL; from the exons atGACAGCCAACAAGCCCAAGGGGCAGAACTCCCTGGCCCTCCACAAGGTCATCATGGTAGGgagtggaggagtgggcaaGTCGGCGCTGACCCTGCAGTTCATGTATGACGAG TTCGTGGAGGACTACGAGCCCACCAAGGCGGACAGCTACAGGAAGAAGGTGGTGCTGGACGGGGAGGAGGTCCAGATAGACATCCTGGACACGGCGGGTCAGGAGGACTACGCAGCCATCCGTGACAACTACTTCCGCAGTGGGGAGGGCTTCCTCTGTGTCTTCTCCATCACCGAGGCGGAGTCCTTCACCGCAACCGCGGACTTCAG AGAACAGATCCTGAGGGTGAAGGAGGACGAGAACGTGCCCTTCCTCCTGGTGGGCAACAAGTCTGACCTGGGGGACCGGCGGCAGGTGAGCAGCGAGGAGGCCAAGGCCCGGGGGGAGCAGTGGGCCGTCAGTTACGTGGAGACCTCCGCTAAGACCCGGGCCAATGTGGACAAG GTATTTTTTGACCTGATGCGTGAGATCAGGGCCAGGAAAATGGAGGATGGGAAAGAAAAAAacgggaagaagaggaggaaaagtCTGGCCAAGAGAATCCGAGAACGGTGCTGTATTTTGTAA
- the mplkip gene encoding M-phase-specific PLK1-interacting protein: protein MHRPNFRQPSPGGMGSRGGTFGSTTGFDSSAGGILPSPPWGFRGGPPPSFGSPRFGQYDCGSPNTPPRDFVGNCNKSYHGGSGGKGRFNNSGSSPTYTPRRQNQSPCGAPYRNSPYNLQSPGQHMGYQGSPRHSTPFGSRGGRDRGQGARGGVEKFYNPSMLQDPWASLQPVPVTETGSSQQQATNTGRPGRYFN, encoded by the exons ATGCACAGACCGAATTTCAGACAACCTAGTCCGGGTGGAATGGGTTCGAGAGGAGGTACTTTCGGAAGCACAACCGGATTCGACAGTAGTGCGGGCGGGATCCTTCCCTCGCCGCCGTGGGGTTTCCGTGGTGGTCCCCCTCCGTCGTTTGGATCACCTAGATTTGGGCAGTATGATTGTGGCTCTCCCAATACTCCCCCGAGAGACTTTGTTGGTAACTGTAATAAGAGTTATCACGGTGGAAGTGGGGGTAAAGGAAGATTCAACAACAGTGGCTCATCTCCAACGTATACTCCGCGTAGACAGAACCAGAGTCCTTGTGGCGCTCCTTACAGAAATTCCCCATACAATTTACAAAGTCCCGGACAACATATGGGTTATCAG GGCTCTCCGCGGCATTCCACTCCGTTTGGGTCGCGCGGTGGCAGGGACAGGGGCCAGGGGGCACGTGGTGGTGTGGAGAAGTTTTACAACCCCTCTATGCTGCAGGACCCGTGGGCTAGCCTACAACCAGTACCAGTCACAGAGACAGGCAGCTCCCAACAGCAAGCCACAAACACAGGCAGGCCAGGGAGGTATTTCAACTAG